DNA sequence from the Dunckerocampus dactyliophorus isolate RoL2022-P2 chromosome 4, RoL_Ddac_1.1, whole genome shotgun sequence genome:
GAAACTCAAgtaacattttgtcattttaattccATTTCAAAGCCTATGCTTTGTcactgtacatatttatatttattttttttatagttatacactaccagtcaaaagttttagaacacgccaatttttccagttatttattgaaattgaagtcattcaagtccaatgaatagcttgaaatggtacaaacgTAAGCGGTGAAGTGTCAGTggttaaaaactgaaaaataatgcgTATTTCACAATTCTACAAAAAgacctgtttcagggaccacaaaacaggtcaacaatttaaagctatTCTGCAGAACTGGAgtttgatcaagccttggcagttggtgcaactaatccCTACAGGTGTTTCCAACTTCTGGAGCACTTACGACCACCTCTGTCTGCATAGAAACAGTgttgggaacacactgtggtactataccctcgtgaacatcagttgaacagcattggaCTGGAGAacgtcatttgttgctacaaaaatggcaagaaaaaaggcaattaacaatggaagagagacagaccatcttatcACTTAAAaatggaggtttttccttcagagaaattggagtgttctaaaattTTGATCCGGTAGTgtatctaaaatacaaatagttgattttaaaaatgtggatGAAAATTTAATGACACCAGGTAACTTTATTAGAACAAACTGTACAAAATTCattcaatataaaaaaattgtaaagggatacttcagattttttgacatgaagttgtaggacatccccatcagcggtgtagtacatcaacggcAACTTACCCCGCCCAAATAGTCCCATCACTGTtgatgatggggatgtcatacaacttcatgtcaaaaaatccaaaattaATGCCTCATGAAGTTTCTCTCTCTTTGTCGTCCAACCTATAGTTGTACTTCCTCTCATATTCTCCGCCTTTGTGTGTTAGTTCTGAGCATTCTTGAGGTTGCTTAGGTGCATTTCCACCTCCATGGCCATGTCAGGTACGCTCCTCCTGATGTCCAGAAGCACCACGTTCTCCTGCTCCTTCAGAGGTGGCTCCAAAGCATCAAACTGGGAACCCAGCAGGTCTGCCTTCATGTAGTGTCCCATCCTGGCCACCATCCTTTGGTGTATAAGATCATAGGCTCCATGCAGGAAGAGAAAGCAGACATCTGGGTGGGAGGAGGGAAGCGGAGGACCTGCTCCTGGAGGTGAagatgaggaagaagaagaggaggggaGGGCTTTGGAGCCGTGGAGGAGGATGAGTCTGTAGAGGCGCTTCAAGGCGGAGCACGCCACCAATGCGTTGGAGTCTGAACGTCTTTCACTGTGTTGGGAGACcacacgccttctttaaggtCACCTTCAAGAACCACTTTTACTTGAAAATCAACATCAGAAAGAAATTCAAGCAAACAGGAGGTGTGCCTTATCCTTGCGAGCATCCATGGAGAGAGGAGGGGTGAcgagggtggggtgggggggggggggggtggagaAGGATGAGCAGATTGGGATAAAGATGTCTTTGATGTCATGATTCCACGGCACACTTTCCACTACTTTCATTTTCCTCGCCTCCCTCGGTCTCGCTAGCTCCTTTCCCCCATACTGACAATTTCATGCTTTTTGATCACACTGCTGCTCTTCCATCCTCACCATCTTCACcaccaatgtgtgtgtgtgtgcgtgtgtgtgtgtgtgtgtgtgtgtgtgtgcgtgtgtgtgtgtgtgtgtgtgagagagtgattCACACCTTTCTATGACATCATGTAGTCTGAGAAGCCAAGGAAATCTATCCTGAAAGTAAACaaacggcacattctaaaaatacaatttaacaagaaaacaaacaaaaacaaaaacagcagtaaaaatggaaaaatcagcagtcaatttacaagaataaagtcaacacaatgagaaaaagttgtaatctaaggaggaaaaagttgtaattttatgagaatagcaTCGTAACATTAGAataatattttagtagcataaagttgaaatactaaggtttttttaaaagcagcaatatgagaaacaaacaaaacaacaaataaagttgtattttctggaaaataagaTTGTGAGAAAATGTACAACGTGACgagaatacagtaaaaatattatggcaataaagtcataattccaaaaagaaaatttacaagaagaatgttgaaatcgctggaaatttgaaaaaaacagcagcagaaatgtaaaaaaaaaaaaaacagctgtaattttacaagaataaagtcaaaatattaagagaaaaaagttgcattcttaaCTTTTACCAGAACACATAATCATTTTTGTAGTCTAAgagccaaaatattaaagaaaaaaaacattgttttacaagtcatattacaagatacaaacaaaacaaaataacctaatttttggaaaattcggatggggaaaagtccaaatattatggggataaatgCATGATACTCCCAACATTTTTTAtacaaacattattttaaaaaaaaggtgaaatattagggaaaaaactgcaaaaatggggggaaaaagggcAAAGTTGATACTACAATCTTATAATACCTATGACAAAGcagagatgcacttttttcttgaaatatatataactggTAGCATAACtacttgtgttgctttacaaaatatgaaagtggccctcgcttgctttcatttttcactatgtggcccttgctggaaaaagtttggacacccctgatttagagaaTCACAGACGAGTACAGCCCTCACACACTTCAGCATTTCATCATATCTCAAGGGACAGTACTGTAGAAAATAAACTTGGAAATactttaaagtagtcagtgtgcagcttgtatggcAGCATACAGTAGTTCTACTACCCGCACAGCTCTCGTTGTTTAAACAGACAGGCACGCCTCAGTAAGCAAGTCCAATTGTGAGCACCACTGTTacctagcactgccttaatcctcttggggaTGGAATTGACCAGAGCTGTACAGGTTGCTTGTGGAATCTGCTTGtactcctccatgacgacatcagtggtagagctggtggatgttgcACAcattgaggatgccccacaagtgctcaattgggttcggGTGTGGAGGAGACACACTTGGTCACTCCATCACTTCAGCTTTGTGTGTTTGGGCTTCTTATGTTCCACAACTGCCATGAAGATTGTGGGGGGTCACGcgctgcttcacaatgtcagtgTACATgtttgaattcacgtttcccctcaatgaaccgcagttcCCCGGcaccggcagcactcgtgcatcccCAGACCGTGACATGACCACCAatatgcttgactgtagacaagacaCGATTATCTTGCGACCCATTTTATGTTGATAGTAAATCCagactgctatacaagctgtacactgactactctcaaGTTGACTTTCTATGGTATTGTCCCCTGACAAGAtgtaataaaatgcttgctggcTTTTGTGCGCTCCCGTACAGTTATCATACAGGAGCAGTAATATTACAATACATGAATTGGGCACATAGGCTGTCCTGCTGTCCTGCTCAACAGAAACAAGATAAGAGGGAACTCTTCCTTGCATGAAGACTTCAAAGCAGGCTCACCGTGTTGTTTCCAGCCAGCAAGGTGTGATTGTTGCATGAAAGCATGCATTTTTGGCCAAAGCCTGACAGTCATTAACTTGGCTGATCATTCACTTCCCAGACTGCCAACTGGAGCCGCTTTGAAAAATACGCCAGAGCTGCATAGCGCAGGTCCAAGGTTAACTTGGAGCATACTACCGTATGTCTGCTGGGGGCTTAGAAGAGGCAGCCATGACATTCCGCTAACACTTAACAGCTGACAAATGCTGTCATGGGCTTTGACAGTAAAGCACGGGTACATGTGTCTCTGAAAACATCAAACTCAGACCAATTTCTGAGGGAGAACCTGAACCAACCTGATCCGTGAGGGCTTCTCCTCGAGACATCTTGGCCACGTTTTCCTCTGGGTGGAAGCTGTCGCCTTCGTGTAGAGGCCAACCCAGCTGATAGGTACAAACAGTACAAGTTCAGTTGACGACGTGGTCAAACAGTGAGAAGAGTCATGGGATGCGTCACCTTTTCTGATAGGAAGGCTCCAAAAGAGCTTCTGTATGAGGGAAAACAAGACAATAGTTGATGTTATCATGGCATCCCATGAAGATGTCAGCCCAATTTAAGGACAGTTGTCAGGAAAAAATACCGAAACAAAAACTTTTATAGTTTGAAGATCACATCacatgagacttcagctcaggtGGCATGGACTTTTGAGTGTGTTTTgttgcgctttttttttttttttttttttttggcaacaaACGGGACAGTGTCGTCACTTAAAGTTGAGACTGTTTTGGTGATTTAtagtggttcacttctttttacacttgtacagcAGCTAAGCATGTTGGGGGgctgttaaaaaaacagtgGCTGAAGTTCTACAGGGTGGGCCATGGGTTTCCATACACAggataaacaaccattttttAGTTACATAATGTGCTCTATATGATTACCATTTCttttgaaaacacattttattttttccactgttgatgAACTTGCATTAGCACAGTACAAGTTATGCTTAGTGACACGTTCCTTGAGATGATTACGTGTCATACTGGCCTTCAAGTACCCCCAAAGATAGAAATCAAGAGGGGAGAGACCTGGGGATctgatctgaaacataaaaaaatatacatgacaCATTTTCCTATATATGGAAACTTATGGCCCACTCCGTGGGCCAAATGTCAAACAATAAATTGTTATTAAAGTTAAACGACAccgttttattgttttctttgttgttaGGTTTAAAACTGAGTGAACATTAACAGTGGttatcttctttttacacttgcatgatcATTAAGAATGGTAGAATGTGACTTCAAACATGGCCTGTACAGCTGATAAAGGTTTTGTGATCGTGACAGTTTTCTCCCCGAAACAGATTATTCCCATGATTATTCATGATTCCCATGAAGTGTAAACAAGTCACGTCATGACCTTAAAAGTTCCAGTTTTGATGGACGAATGATGTTTTTTGCAAAAGGAACTGTAATTTAACAACCTGTGATGTATTGAGCAACTTTTCTAGCTCCAGCAACTAGGCTTTACTTTGTATTGCATGTTGCTGAATGTCAAaggatgatgtttttttttaacagatgtTTCTGTACATATGACTTCAACAATGGACACTAGCAAGTACATAAGATTGAGGTCAGTGTAGAATTCAGTAAGATAAACACATGCTGTGCATGCTTTCCAGTAAAAAACACATACTTCCCACAGCCCGACACTCCCATGATGATGTAGATCATCCTGCAGGGGATGTGAACACTGCTGCAGGGGCCTTTTcaactctgaaaataaatgtttacttGTTATTAAATCAAAATACATTCATAGGACACATCATTAGGCACACAAGTCACTGTCACAGAGCGATTCATTTGACAGAATACAATCTAATTAAGTTGAAGAATACTTTGAATAGATGTTGGTACTTGTTCGGATCAGACGTATTAGCAGGGCGAAGTCCACCCTGGTGGACTCCAATTTGGATTGAATACAATCAGttgcaatgccagcgctggagagaacggTCAGCCCTCCAGCCAAGGTCCAGGGTCCAAGTGGTCTTGAAAGTGAAACTGAGTCTGCGTTCACActgtatgatgcccaattcagatttgttgtgaaaatgctattttttgtgTGGTCATTCGCATCGCAAAAGCGACGTCACGCTATTCTGCTGtgtgtttacagaagtaaaTATTACCTCATTTTGTGCTCTCCTTGGAACATTTGAGGCAATTTCAAGAATTTTGCGCAACTGGAGTCAACAtcttcttaaccaaatgattaagattaagaaaaaaagtgggcAAGAcatttggctatggcagtttgtggaggacttgctgcgacgtctgttccgtggagcgtgtgggtggatgtcagaGACAGCAGTGGTAGGACAATgacgtgagccgcttcactgacacttttttaaaatcatttttggatCTCTCTGCTGTACATGTTGCAGTACCCATCCAGaccagagtggaaaatattcccttGCTAACATACTGTTCCCATGTATCCCACGCGTGCAACAGCTTCCTCCAATGAACAGGTGACGTGTTGTACTTCGCAGAAATATTTAATGAAGAAAAGGTAAAAGTGCAATAAAACAAAGACACTGGTACTTAACGAACAAATGTACAATATATCTAATACATTTACAATTAATAGCAACAAACTCTTCCGAgacttattaaaataaaatgcacttAGAGGCAAATGCCACAGGAAGCTGAATGAAGATGTGAGCAACTGTCAACACATACACCAATACTGTATGGCTGCCTGGCAGGAAGTTACTGACAGTATACAGCaaatgtaatacatttacgattaataacaatataaaaGTATTCCTAAACTTTGCACTTACTGGCAATGCCACAGGAATGGAGCCGAATAAAGAGGGTGACCAACTATGTGAACGTTCACAATATATGGCTGCTATACAGGATGTTAGTTTCTGTCTAACAGGAAGTGGCAAAAATAAAAGCCGTTAATTTCAAcagaaaggcaaaaaagctgtTAATTTCAACATAAAACCTACGCAACTTCGCGTTGCCGTCGTAAAAGCTACGGTCGAGTTTAGCTAATGTCAATCACTCAGCCCAGACCAGCCATTTCTGCCACACGATGTAAAGATGCTTTATAACCACTTTTAAACGCCTCACTACTCAAAATGGACCTATAGAACGATTTCAGATGAATATATTTTACTGTAAACATACAGATAAAATTGGTATTAAGCTCATACACCTTAAAATACAGGTAAAATAGGTATTAAGCTCGTACACACCTTGCACTTGCACCCTTGGCGACTGCTACACAGCAGTAAAGACATTAGCGCGCAAGTCGAAAAAGATTGCACAGCCACCGAAACTGCATCTTAAATAGAGCGCAGTACACAATGGAACGGAGCAGTCCGCCATGTTGGTAAGCAGGGGAGGGGCTAAGCACAAGCGTACGATGTAATTGTTGGCTCTGAGCtgagtttaaaatgaagttATTACAATTTTTGTACATGCAAACTGCTGCATAAACTTGATCAGTACAAGTACATGAAGTGATGGAAATTAATATTAaggtatataaaaatgaaagtgCAATTATTTGCAGCTCAAAACTGGAATATGGACGAATCGAGGAAGTGCACTGTATTGGGATCTTGCCTCCTAACATGGCGGCCAAGCTCGCCCACGGTGTATTACTGAAATAGACGCTTAAGTGCTTTCTAattcgtttttttccccattcaactttattaatgccatACAATTTTCAATAACATAGCGTCACAACTTGGGCATTAACAAATAACAATTGGATGTGCTTTCTAATTCGTATTGCGTATTGTTGAGACGTCGTGATGCACGACATACGTCATTACGTTGCTCAAAGAGACCGCGTACCCGTTCCTTTTACTTTCCATTCTATTCTATTTGAGTTCTATTTTCGGATTGGAAAAGACAACCTAAATTTTATGTAGATTATTTGATAAAATGCCAGCCACTGCAGTTAcagttaattatttttttcttgtcattctCATATTATGTTTATATCCTGACATCagtcttttaacattattacttaaaaaacgaaacctaattatgtaattatttttgataaaattacgacttactataaaaatgtgatattctatgaatattttgacttttttcttgaaaaaaaacattattctaGTAATAGTATGTTTTTGTCCTgacattaatattatgacttttttttttttacaaatctatgattattaaaatgacacttttcttttgtgaaaatgtaatattctattaatattctgacttttttcttgaaaaaaaatattatttttctattatgttttttcccccagacaTAATCTTTTAACATTATGATTCGAAAAAATCTAGTAATTATatggttatttaaaaaaatgaatgaatattctataagtattttttaaagcaattacgttattttaatatttgttttcccctgacattattcttttaaaatggtgattttaaatgaaacctaaTTAAATAATTACTATTAAtaaaatttcagcttttttttgtaaaaaaatatattccatGAATATTCTGACTTATCTTCAACCCGATAATGTTAgcttttttgtgacatttttattttaacattttttattcttgaaaaaaaattattccggtgacattacaactttttctgatgtattttttttatttattttaattttcaatATGACCCCAAAACATGCTTTGTCATTGGAACTCAACATCGCTCGCTCAATTGCAATACAATAAAAGCACATACATATTGTTCTATTAATACCTCTATGACCAAAAAGAGGTCTCTCCgggattgtgcaagtgtacctaatgaagtggccggtGCGCTGGCTCATGTTGTCATACATAATTACCTGGGGGGGTCATCTATACTAACCGACGTCAATGTGACGACACACATGACCAATGGCATCATTTTGTGTGCACGGGCCCTTTAAATTGGACCTGGAAAAAGAGCTCGAGGTTGAGGGAGTGACTGCATGCTGTCTATACCGCAGATGTGGTCAGACATGCTgcttccatccatacatcctctcctccaccaccaccaccacccacccatccatcctttGATCCCCAGACTCGTACGCGCCTGCGTGATTCCCGCGTGGCCGTGGACGCGCTGACATGCTGCGGGGAGCTTCGCGTCAGAGCACACCGAGCCGAGGATGAAAATGCTCCGATTCCGCAGTCCCAGCATCCGCTCCTTGGACCAGGAGATCCTGTGCACCATCCGCCTGCTGGACGACTCCGAGATCTCCTGCAGCATCCAGGTACAAGTCATCCATCATGTGCTACTATGCTTTTTACATAACGTGTCTCCGCTTGGAGGGAGAGATGCCGCACTAAGCCTCTGTGGAAAATGGCATAAAGAGAGGGCGCAGAGCATGTGGTTTGCAGCatagtgtgtgtgcacatgcttgtgtgtgtatgtgtgcaaagAACACAATGCAGAGAAGTTAGGGAGGAAGTTTCCCTCAGAGCGCAGGGAAGGATGGAGCTCCATGGGTGTGGTGGAAGTGATGATAGTGGTGGCTTGTTACCCCGGAGTGCAATCAGTCAAAATAACTTCTTATTTCAGTAGAAATGAGcgttgatgttgtttttggatGCACTCAGACGATGGCTTGTTATTATACGGATTGCAATCAGTCCAAATGAGGTGAAATTagcttttatgttgtttttgggCATCAAACATGCATTCAGGTGAcagcttgttattattataaactACAATCAGCCCAAAtaagttcaaattcaaacagaaattacattttacgtTGTTTttggatgtaaaaaaaatacacaaaaatgagTCAAAATAAGGACAAATGAgcatttatgttgtttttggaaataaaaaatgcactcaGGTGATGGCTTGTTATTAATTTTATGGATTGCAATCAGTCAAAATTAATCAAAATTTGCTTTTACGTTGTTTTTGGACGTCAAACATGCATTCAGGTGAcagcttgttattattatgaactacaACAGGACCAAATACATTCAAATTCAAgaagaaatgacattttatgttgttttaggGTGTAAAAAATCCACCAAAATCAGTCAGAATAAGCAAAAATGtgctcttgtgttgtttttggatgtCAAAAAATGCACTCAGGTGAtggtttgttattattttatggaTTGCGATCAGTCAAAATGAGTCGAAATTTGCTTTTACGTTGTTTTTGGACATCGAAACAGGCATTCAGGTGCcagcttgttattattatgaactgcAATCAGTCCGAATAAAttcaaattcaagcagaaattatatttgatgttgtttttggatgtaaaaaatgcattcaagatGAGTCAAAATAAGCATAAATGagcttttatgttgtttttggacATAAAAAATGCGCTCAGGTGAtggcttgttattattatatgaaCTGCAATCAgtcaaaatgaattcaaattcaagtagaaattatatttgaTGTTGTTTATGGATGtaagaaatgcatttaaaatcgTTCAAAATAAGCAGAAATGAGCGTTTAGGTTGTTTTTGGACATACAAAATGCACTCAGGTTTGACTTGTTATTATGAACAGTAATCATTCAAGCTGTAGCTCGGTTTTCAAGTATAATGAGCATAAATGAGCTTTTttgttgtgtaaaaaaaacaacccaaaaaacaatgcagtgaGGTTCCAACGAAAGGAACACGGAGCTAGCAGGAGAGAGGCGTAAACTGTTGACATTATTTGACTAATTCAATTAACACAGTAAGCTCACTAAGTGCAGAACTAGATTAGATTGGTCCCGTGAGGCTTGTCTCTGGTTTCTGCTGGCTTCCTAGGGGTTGATTACGCCCCTACATTGGTGCTTTTGCACAAACCTTGTACTTTTTAAAGCCCCCTTAAGCAACCTGACGTGCAGCCAACTGGACAGGAATTCAAATGCAAGAAGTGAGTGGAAGCATCCACCGGAGACAGATGTAATATTTCAGCTTGTTTGGCtgcagaaaaaaaggaaaagtttgtatttttttgcatgtaaaaataaataagagccTCACTGGTGACTGTGGTGTGCTCTGAGCTGCAGCAGATGCTAAAGTAcaaacttgaaaatgcttcatgttaGCACACGGCcattaaaatacagcaaaatctcatttgttcagattttgaactcatttttcacaaaagaaaataaaataaaatgcaccccgtgaccctagtgaggacaagcggtagaaaatggatggatggataaaatgtaataactcaaaaaagaaagcagcacaaacttaaatttatttgcacaaaacagcGCAAACGAATGAGAGTATTTTGGCTTACTTTGGAGTGAATGGGGGCCTGGGTGAACGTAGGTTGACCTTTGTAGTACGtttaaaaactaataattaaaaaactaacaccgatgcagagtccacatcagtgcagacgccgcaccaattctcCTGTCGATCCCGCGTTCCATCCATCCCtcgctcgtgaacaagaccccgaggtacttgaactcctccatttggggcaggatctcacccCTGACCCAGAGacggcactccacccttttctgagcgAGGACCGTGGACTCGgacttcacactcggctgcgaaccgatccagtgagagttgaaggtcacggctcgataaagccagcaggaccacaccatctgcaaaaagcagagacccaatcctgcagccaccaaaccagaacccctcaacaccctggctgcgcctagaaattctgtccagaaaagtaatgaacagaatgggCCAGAAAAGGCAGCCCTGGTCCAACTTATTGCCGGctatgcgaaccaaactctgacaccggtcatgcAGGGAATGAACAGCCTGAACATGGCTGCTGTATAAATGCTATATCGATATGTGGTGACAGTGACTGACCTCACTGACCCTAACAATACATCGACTGAACACATGTCTGTGTCTTCTTCCTGTGATAGCACACACGCATGtgcatgctggagcctctcAGTACTCAGCGGTACGAAAACATGAAGTAAAGCTTGAAGTGTGAATCAGTGCACAATAGAATGGAAATGGACGTTTATATACTTCTAGCTGACTGCCCTTTtccagagctttttttttttttttttttaaatagctttgTGTTTCCGAGTGCTGTGCTTATGTGCTCCGTTGTGCATATTTCATGACCTCCTCTTGCTACACGTCCACAACAGCACTTCTCCTGTTTCCTTccacctttttcttcttctttgtgggCACCGTGTGCCATAATGTGGGTCATGACTCTTTTTGCTGTTGTCAATAGATTAAAAGCCCCTTATTATACAATTTTTCACTCACTTTAAATACcgtcatatatatcatatatatgtataagtcgcacccacttaatttagagggaaaaaataatttgttcttatataagctgcaccggcGTATGAGCCGCACGCATtcacgtcataaagtggcaaATTGTGGCgtgcacaagtccgtgaggaccagtcaggagctaatcatgagctatgaataaactcacaacgagcttgtcaactgctgga
Encoded proteins:
- the LOC129180215 gene encoding probable gluconokinase, with the protein product MIYIIMGVSGCGKSSFGAFLSEKLGWPLHEGDSFHPEENVAKMSRGEALTDQDRFPWLLRLHDVIESERRSDSNALVACSALKRLYRLILLHGSKALPSSSSSSSSPPGAGPPLPSSHPDVCFLFLHGAYDLIHQRMVARMGHYMKADLLGSQFDALEPPLKEQENVVLLDIRRSVPDMAMEVEMHLSNLKNAQN